A genome region from Myripristis murdjan chromosome 16, fMyrMur1.1, whole genome shotgun sequence includes the following:
- the cers2b gene encoding ceramide synthase 2 — protein sequence MLWRLSEWFWQERLWFPEGLGWADLEDRDGRVYAKARDLWVVLPITLVFLIVRQIFERMVATPLASLLGVKETVRLKAPQNPTLESYYCNITKNPTQSSVTSLCKQTGYSERQVQRWFRRRRNQDRPSLLKKFREASWRFTFYLLAFIAGLAALIDKPWLYDLKEMWEGFPLLTLLPSQYWYYMIELGFYSSLLFSVASDVKRKDFKEQIVHHVATILLISFSWCVNYIRAGTLIMLVHDSSDYLLESAKMFNYAGWRNACNYIFIVFAAIFIITRLVIFPFRIMYCTWIYPLTVYHPFFGYYFFNGLLLVLQCLHIFWAVLIIRIALRFLTNNEKVDDERSDKDETDESEEEEEEEKKETKKNGPVQNGHAVHNNHSKTE from the exons ATGCTGTGGCGGCTGAGCGAGTGGTTCTGGCAGGAGCGGCTGTGGTTTCCAGAGGGCCTGGGCTGGGCCGACCTGGAGGACAGGGATGGACGCGTCTACGCCAAGGCCAGGGACCTGTGGGTGGTGCTGCCCATCACCCTTGTATTCCTCATTGTCCGTCAGATCTTTGAACG gATGGTGGCTACGCCTCTGGCCTCCCTCCTTGGGGTGAAAGAGACGGTGCGACTCAAAGCCCCTCAAAACCCCACACTGGAGTCCTACTACTGTAACATTACCAAGAATCCCACACAG AGTTCAGTAACAAGTCTCTGTAAGCAGACCGGCTATTCAGAGAGACAAGTGCAGCGATGGTTCAGGAGGCGGAGGAACCAGGATAGACCAAGCCTGCTCAAGAAGTTTCGGGAGGCCAg TTGGAGATTTACCTTTTACCTTCTTGCTTTCATTGCTGGCCTGGCCGCCCTCATCGAT aaACCCTGGCTCTATGACCTGAAGGAGATGTGGGAAGGTTTTCCACTGCTG aCTCTCCTGCCCTCTCAGTATTGGTACTACATGATAGAACTGGGTTTCTACAGTTCTCTGCTCTTCAGTGTCGCCTCCGATGTCAAACGCAAG gACTTCAAGGAGCAAATTGTCCACCATGTAGCCACCATCCTCCTCATCAGCTTCTCCTGGTGTGTCAATTACATTCGTGCTGGAACCCTCATCATGCTGGTGCACGACTCCTCTGATTACCTCCTTGAG TCTGCAAAGATGTTCAACTATGCTGGCTGGAGGAATGCCTGTAACTACATCTTCATCGTATTTGCAGCAATCTTCATCATCACTCGCCTTGTCATCTTCCCCTTCCG GATTATGTACTGTACATGGATTTATCCACTGACCGTCTATCACCCCTTCTTTGGCTACTACTTTTTCAATGGCCTTCTGCTGGTGCTACAGTGTCTACATATATTCTGGGCTGTCCTCATCATACGCATAGCGCTCCGCTTCCTTACCAATAAT GAAAAAGTGGATGACGAACGGAGTGACAAAGACGAGACAGACGAGTccgaagaggaagaggaggaggagaaaaaggagacaaagaaaaacGGACCGGTGCAGAACGGCCATGCGGtccacaacaaccacagcaaaacagaatgA